One genomic window of Branchiostoma floridae strain S238N-H82 chromosome 4, Bfl_VNyyK, whole genome shotgun sequence includes the following:
- the LOC118414174 gene encoding uncharacterized protein LOC118414174, with translation MKKLFKSPQCIVVLSAILLLYADVTSCRTVLLDLGTGPQHHDIRETEGDTRYSVDEIRSLIRRKFYDTSRDETEGFEFGKRTGDARLSTGLVGTVLDRLNQYYSTARGPNPINSNELLMSGRR, from the exons ATGAAGAAACTGTTCAAATCGCCGCAGTGCATCGTGGTCCTATCGGCCATCTTGCTTCTGTATGCTGACGTCACGAGTTGTCGGACGGTTCTCCTTGACCTCGGCACCGGCCCACAGCACCACGACATCAGGGAGACCGAGGGCGACACTCGCTACAGCGTGGACGAGATCAGAAGTCTCATCCGGAGAAAGTTCTACGACACCAGCAGGGACGAAACGGAGGGGTTTGAATTCGGCAAACGGACAGGGG ATGCCAGACTAAGTACCGGACTAGTGGGGACGGTACTAGACCGGCTGAACCAGTATTACTCCACTGCCCGTGGGCCTAACCCCATCAACTCCAACGAACTTCTCATGAGTGGCCGACGCTGA